Below is a genomic region from Bacillus sp. 2205SS5-2.
GCATTCAAATAAAAAGAATGAGTAACAGTGCGGAGCCATACTTCGCTCACAACTGAACTCATTCCCTTGTCCGGTTTTTAGGTTTTGAGAAAAAGAGAGTTGGATTTTCTCTATATAATCACTGTAAATGACGAGGAGCCAAAAAAAGGCACCTCATGAAAGAGATGCCAACCTGTTGCCTGAATGGAATCTACCTTTTTTCTAGAACATTGATAAATTCTCTCATATAATCTGGAAGATCTGGTGGTCTACGACTTGAGATCAGATGACCGTCAACTACAACAGGTTCATTAAGCCATACTGCCCCCGCATTCTCCATATCATCTTTTATCCCCGGCGTACTCGTAACTTTTTTGCCTTGAAGAATCTTTGCCGAAATCAGCACCCAGCCAGCATGACATATTTGTCCGATTGGTTTTTGGTGATCATTCATACTTTTCACGATTGAGATTACCTCTTCGTATCGGCGTAATTTATCTGGAGACCAGCCCCCTGGCACAAGTATCGCATCATACTCATCAGAATTAATTTCACTAAAGGCATACTGTGATGTAATTGGTACTCCATACTTGCCAATATACTCTTCCCCAGATTTTTCCCCGACAATATGAACCGTCGCTCCTTCTTCTCGTAAACGCAATACAGGATACCATAGTTCTAAATCTTCAAAATCGGCACTCACAAGTTGAATGACCTTTCTTCCTTCTAACCTCATTAAACAGACACTCCTTTACAATTCTCTTACACTTATTGTCAAAGATATAGATTCAAAAAGCAACTAATACGATGTGGGAAGCTTGATTGTTTGTTGAACATGCTTTGAATCTCGATATAACGTCCTTTCTAAAAATCGGTAGAATAAATAAAATCCGATAAAGAGGAAAATGCCTGTCGTATCATAGATGACATCAAGCAGCCTACCT
It encodes:
- a CDS encoding type 1 glutamine amidotransferase domain-containing protein, producing the protein MRLEGRKVIQLVSADFEDLELWYPVLRLREEGATVHIVGEKSGEEYIGKYGVPITSQYAFSEINSDEYDAILVPGGWSPDKLRRYEEVISIVKSMNDHQKPIGQICHAGWVLISAKILQGKKVTSTPGIKDDMENAGAVWLNEPVVVDGHLISSRRPPDLPDYMREFINVLEKR